In Primulina huaijiensis isolate GDHJ02 unplaced genomic scaffold, ASM1229523v2 scaffold27947, whole genome shotgun sequence, one DNA window encodes the following:
- the LOC140967750 gene encoding probable glutathione S-transferase parC has protein sequence MSKDDLVLLDFWVSPFSLRVKIALEEKGLSYVAREEDIFGGKSDLLLKSNPIYEKVPVLLHNGKPIVESSNIVYYIDETWASPRLLPASAYGRSRARFWADFIDKKVFDAGSSIWKSKGEELEGAKKEFIDVLKKLEGAMGGKDYFGGEEFGFVDIVLIGLVAWFDAYEKCGGFKIEEECPKIGSWIKKCKKRESVAKILPNPQQVCEFVGMLRKGNGIE, from the exons AGATGATCTTGTTCTCTTGGATTTCTGGGTTAGCCCATTCTCTTTGAGGGTTAAAATTGCTCTGGAGGAGAAAGGATTGAGCTACGTAGCCCGAGAGGAGGATATATTTGGAGGGAAGAGTGATTTGTTGCTGAAATCAAACCCCATTTATGAGAAAGTTCCTGTTCTTCTGCACAATGGTAAACCCATTGTTGAATCATCCAACATCGTGTACTACATCGATGAGACATGGGCTTCCCCGCGGCTGCTCCCGGCTTCTGCCTATGGACGATCCCGGGCTCGATTCTGGGCTGATTTCATCGACAAAAAG GTGTTTGATGCTGGAAGCTCAATATGGAAGAGTAAGGGCGAAGAATTGGAGGGTGCTAAGAAAGAGTTCATTGACGTTTTGAAGAAGCTAGAGGGGGCGATGGGGGGAAAGGACTACTTCGGTGGAGAAGAATTCGGGTTTGTAGACATCGTGCTCATCGGGCTCGTTGCATGGTTCGATGCCTACGAGAAATGTGGTGGATTCAAGATTGAAGAAGAGTGTCCCAAGATTGGATCTTGGATCAAGAAATGTAAGAAAAGGGAAAGTGTTGCTAAAATTCTTCCAAACCCTCAACAAGTTTGTGAGTTCGTGGGGATGCTTAGAAAAGGGAATGGAATTGAATGA